GATGCCCATCGGCGCCCGAAAACCCGATTGCAGCATGACGACTCGTGTTTCGATTGGCTGAAGCTTGGGAGCGCTCGTGACTCCTGGCATATCTGCCGCTGCAACAATCTCGTTCCAGATGTCCTGCGGGGACTCGATCGTGTCACGCCACTGGCGAAAGGGTCGGCCTTGGTTATCCTCGATAAGGTTGCCGCGCTCGTCTCGAACAAAGTCACCTACGCTCACATCATATCGGAAGCTCAGGCGTCTGCCGAATGCATCTTCCATGTATTCGCTCTTGTATTGGATGATAGTTTCGATCATCGACGTCGGCGCAGGATCGAGCGGGCTCTCAACACGACCGATCTTTCCAACGGCAAGTTCAACCTCCGGCACACTCATGATTCGAAGATCAAGCTCTTTCAAGATGTCAGTCGCCTCTCCGATTGACGCGTGAGGCATCGTTGTCGGCATGTATAGAAACGCCCCCTCATCAAGTGCTGGCATGAACTCGCTGCCCATACCTGGAAATGTGTGGGCAATGTCAACCATGATTGCGCGCTGTCGTACCGATGCGGGCAGCCAGCCCCACACTCGTTCAAACCCCAACCAGATAGTCGATCCGACCATCACCAGCATGACAACAGGTGTTAGTGCCACCAGCTTGTGTCTGAGCGTCCACGCCAGAATGGAGGGGAAGGCAACGCGAAGACACCAAAATGCGAGCAGAATCAGGCCGACAACAACGCCAATGAAGAGCGTATTCTGAATAACACCAGCTTCGGGTCCAACGGGTTCCCACGTTGATGCAAGCGTGACGAGAACGACTCCAACGGCAATCAGATTCGCCGACCACTGGCATGCGCGTGCCAGTGTGCGGTTCAGATACGGCTGCGCGATGTAATACACTCCGAATCCCGCAAGAACGAGCCCCCCTGCGGCATGAACAAACAGCAGAACAACAAGCCCGCCAACGAGCAGCGCGCCCGCACCAGCTGTTCGCATGAAGCGATCGCGAACGCGGTACCCAAGAAGCACATGGGCTACTGCAGGCAAAATCGTCAGCGCAATTATAACTGATGAGAGCAGTGCGAACGTTTTGGTGTACGCGAGCGGCTTGAACAGCTTTCCTTCGGCAGCCTCCATCGTGAACACAGGGAGAAATCCAACGACCGTTGTCGCAACTGCGGTGAGCACGGCTCCACCGACCTCCGCTGAAGCTTGATAGATCACCTCAAGTCGGGAATCTTCTGGATTCGCTTCTTCAAGGGCACGGAGTATGTTCTCACTGAGCACGATCCCCATGTCCACGACGGTACCGATTGCTATAGCAATCCCAGAGAGCGCCACGATATTTGCATCTACTCGAAACAGCTTCATACCGATGAACGTCATCAGGACAGTGATCGGGAGCATCGCGCCGATCAAAATGCTGCTGCGCAGGTGCATGACCATGAGCACGACGACAATGATGGTGACAAGCACCTGCTGCTCAATCGCACTGTTCAGTGTCTTCAGAGTTTCCTGTATCAACCCGGTTCTGTCATAGAACGGCACAACTGTCACACGACTCTCTGTGCCGTCTGGAAGCATCTTGCTTGGTAAACCGGATGCAATATTGTTGATTTTCTCCTTGACTCGTTGGATTGTTGCCATTGGGTTTTCGCCGTATCGAACGACGACGACCCCTCCAACCGTTTCTGATCCTGCCTTTGTCAGCACGCCTCGCCGAAGTGCCGGACCGAGTGATACCGTGGCGATATCACCAACAAGAATCGGTTGCGTCTCCCTTGATGTAATCGCAGCGAGTTCGAGATCGCTCGGGTCCTGAATGAATCCGATGCCACGTATGACATACTCAGCGCGGTTCACCTCGATCGTTCTTGCGCCCACGTCGAGGTTGCTCTGACGGACCGCATCGATCACCTGTCCAAGCGTGATCCCGGCTGCGCGCATCGCGTCTGGGTTTACATCGACCTGATACTCTTTGACAAAGCCGCCAATCGATGCAACTTCGGCGATGCCCTGCACGCCGGCGAGCTTGTACTTGACAATGAAGTCCTGGATCGATCGGAGTTCGTCGAGATCCCATCCGCCGGTTGGATTCCCATCAGCATCGCGTCCTTCCAGCGTGTACCAAAAGACCTGGCCGAGTGCAGTTGCATCAGGGCCGAGTGACGGTACGACACCAGTGGGGAGGGTGCCTGAAGAGAGTGAGTTCAGCTTTTCAAGCACACGCGATCGGGACCAGTAAAAGTCAATCCCATCCTCGAAGACGATGTAGATCGTTGAGAACCCGAATACCGAGTAGCTTCGAACATCCTTGACGCCGGGAATGCCGAGGAGTGAAACTGTGAGCGGATAGCTGATCTGGTCGTCGATGTCCTGTGGGCTTCGTCCGGGCCACTCCGTGAACACGATCTGCTGGTTCTCGCCAATGTCAGGTATCGCATCCACTGGCACAGGGTTTCTTTGAAAATCACCCACGTTCCAGTCGAATGGCGCAACCAGCAAGCCCCAGAGGATTGTGCCACCGAGCAGCACCGCTACAACGAGTTTCTGCTCAAGACAGAACCGAATAACAGTGTTCACTATGCCCCGAGGTTGGGAAGAGTTTGTGTTTGAGGTGTTACTCATGCGGTTGTCCCTCGTTGGGATTTCCGTGAGTGTCAGGAGCAGTTGTATCAGGTGTGAGTGGAGGGAACGCGTCACGGATCTCGCCGCATCGCAGCATGAACGCGCCGAAGTACGGGTTATTGATGCGTGAATCACGCTGGAGCCATTCCGCGCCCTTGTCGTCGAACGCCATTGGGCAATACGCGATGTGCCATGTATCGCTACCAAAGTGCCCAAACTGCCGTTGCAGGTCGATGATCGCTTGGCTCATTGACTCAAATCTCACTCGCGCAGCATCAATGTTTTGGGGTGGAGTTTCAACTTTGAGCATGTGGCGGATGGATCGCCACGTGCCTCGTGAATCACCAACGAGACCGGTTTCTGTGACAAAGGAAAGTGCGGTGTTCAGGTCGTGGATAGCATCAAGGGACTTTGAAAAGTCGTCAGCCGCGAGCTGCTCCTGTAACGTAAAGTACGAGGTATAGATCGGCTTGAGTGAGTAGATAAACTCATCAGGAACTGAAGAAGTGTCGTTGCCACGGATGGAGTGCTCAGCATGGGCAGCGTTTGGTGATCCAGGTGCGGGCATCATCATGCTCGGTTTGGCAACAATCTGCATTGCACTGTCAACTCTGAAAGCGCCGTGCGTGACAACAGACTCTCCCTCTGTCAGACCATCGACAACAATATAGAAGTCTCCCGCACGAGGTCCCAGCGTTATCTGCCGACCCTCGTACGTTGGTGAATCTGTATCAGGAATCTCAACATAGACGATCGACCGTTTCCCGGTGAAGAGCACCGCACTCCGTGGAACGACCAGCGGCTTTGCGGTAGACGAGGGGTCGCCAACAATGCCAAGCGATTCTGCGGGAACAAGGTCCATGCCGCAGATATCGCATGTCCCTGGCGCGTCTTTCACAATCGATGGATGCATCGGGCTCACCCATTGTCCAGCGAGTTCGTCACTGACAACGGCCCCTGAAGCAGCAACACGCATTCGAACAACAGCGGAGGCAAACATACCCGGCTTGAGCTTGCGATTTGTATTGTCAACGGCGACTCGCACGGCTGCTGTGCGAGTACGCTCATCAACGATCGGTTCGATAAACGAAATGCGACCCGTGAATGTTTCGCCGGGATGGGCCTCGACAGTGAACTGTACTGACTGACCCCATTGAAGCAACGGAAGCTGCGATTCGTACGCCTCCATGTCAAGCCACAAGTGGGACAGGTCTGCAACCGTGGCGACGGGATCACCGGTCTGAACATAATCGCCTTCACGTACACCAAGATGGGTCACAACGCCTCCGATCGGCGCGTAAATAGTCAGCTGCTGTGTGTTGAGTGTGCCAGTCTCAATCGAGGCGAGTTGTTCCTCAGTGATTCCAAACAAACGGAGCTTTTCGCGTGCAGCGATCAAGGTGTCGTTCGTTGTGCTGCGTACAAGTTCGCTCGTTGATGTATTCGTGTTTGCAGCAATCTTGGCCTGGCGAAACTCTTCGAATGCTGTCATCAACTCGGGGCTGTATACCTCAGCGATATGGTCACCCTTTGCGACCGGAATGCCGAGATAGTTCACGAACAGTCGTTCTATTCTTCCCGGGAAATAGGCTGTCAATCTCGCGACCGATGTCTCATCGAACGCCACCTTCCCATACAACCGCACTTCTGCAGTTGGAAAGAACCGGGCCACACTGGTTGTATCAACCCGACTCGTTCGTGATGCCGATGCGTCGAGAGTGATTCGACGCTCGTTTTCAACCCCGCCGATCTCTTTCACCGGAATCAGGTCCATAAAACAAATGGGGCATTTGGCGTTTGGATCTGGAAGCCGGACGGACGGATGCATTGAGCAGGTGTACATCGTTGGTTCGGTATTGGGATCATTGCTCTGCGGGACAGTCGAGCCAGCAGACACATCCGGCGCAGTTGGTGATGGTCTGCCAATGCTGTACCCCATGATCAGTGCAGCGAGAATGAGAAGCAATGCAACACCTGCCGATGTGTGCTTCCAAATCCAGCGAACGGTGGGATGTGAATGCAGTCTGCTCCACCTCATGGCTTGACCTCCGACTGAACTTGACCATTGGATCTCGTGGGAATGCTCGTTCCCACAAGGGATTCAAGCTCTGCAAATGCGATGTTCTGGTCTGCTCTGGCACGTTCAAGCGCTATCGCAAAGTCGAGCAATGTGCGCTCCGTGTCGAGCACGTCCGTAAGACTTGATTCTCCAGCACGAAAACCTGTCAGAGTTGCCTGAAGTGATTCTTCTGCCTTCGGTATCAGGGTGTCTTGATAGAGCGCGGCTCGTCGATCTGCATCTGTGTGATCAAAGTACACGCGATGAATACGTGCTGCGAGGGAGTTCGACTGGCTTTGGCGTTCGCTCAGAAGGGACAGTTGTTTGGCGAAGGCTTCGCGCACTCCTGCATTGTACTTTTCCCTCCACAGAGGAAGGCTCACTCCAAGGCTCACCATAACTGGATCATCACCGCTTTCAGCGATCGAGCTGTCCATCGCTTCGCCTGTAAAGATGTAGTCGATTCCAGCCGTGAACTGTGGTAATCCGTCAAGTCTTGCAGCCTCCACGAGCAGATGTTGCTGCTCTGTTTGTTTGTCAAGTGACAGAAGTATCTGGTTGTATTGAAGGGCGAGCGTGATCAGCGATTCCGCGTCAGCGTCAACTCGAACCGTTGGTGTTGTGGGCAACTCCGGCACGTCTGAATCGGCAGCTCGGTTCAGCGCAGCGTTCAGTTCCGCAGTATACGCGGGACGCATTGAGTGCAGTTGCACAAGACGATCCTCAAGCTGGCCAAGCTCAACCTGCACGCGCATGAGTTGCGGATGCGAGCCTGTTCCAACGCGGTATTTTGCCCGAACAATCTCTTCGATCGACTGTAAGAGATCAAGATTTTCCGAGGCGATGTGAGTTGCTGCATCAAGATACGCAAGCTCGTGAATCGCATTGACAACGCGCTGTCGAACGCGCAATCGAGTTGATTCAAGCTGTAGCCATGCAGCATCTGCGGCTCTCGATGCTGCATCCGCTCGTGATCGCAATGTGCCGGGCCAAGGAAACGATTGCGAGATACCAAGCCTTGCCTGCTGTGGTCCTACGCGAGTTTCGACCTCATCAAGGAAGACGCCGAGTGTCAGCTTTGGATCGGGCAGCGCTCCTGCTTGTGGTGAACGTTCAGCCGCAGTACGCCATTGATGAAATGCCGCAGCCACGTCCGGATTGTGTTCCAACGCATATCTGATGAACTCCTCAGATGTCGTGCCGTTTATTGATGTGGAAGCACTTCCATTACCGACTGCTGTTTGGTCAGACAGCAAAGAAACGTTTGCGTCGTGCTCCATCGTACGAGATCGGAACTGATGCCAGTCCTGATAGGCTGTCTCATCAAATGGAGAGGTACAACCAGCGAACAGAATCATGCTTGCGCTTGACACAGCGCAGAAACGCAGGTGTGAAACCATGACAGGCTCCTGAAGACCTGGATAAAGAGGACCAACGCCACAGAACAGCACGCGTGACCATTGAATCAGCGCGCGGAACTCCTATGAATGCATTGGTCTACGTTCGCCAGATGCCCAGAATGGCCTGCGTTTCGTTGTGGGTGTAGTTCGTGAGAGCGGAGAGAGATGATGCGTATCGAAAGCGAATGGGTTTGGTCGAGATGAGAAGTGGATAACTCTCGCCTGAGCAACTCTGAATCGCAACAAGTGTTGAGTGATCCGTCTGAGGTAGTGGCGCAGTCGGATGTGGTGCCTCATCAGGAGCAGAAACGCCACATGTGCATGCGCCACCGCTCATGGGGCAGAATGTTTCTTCAATCTGATCGCCGCAGCACGTTGTGCGAACAACAGTCTGCATACACCCGGATTCCGAGCAGTTGTGCGCAGTCCGTCGTGCCGAACCGAGGCCATATCCCACAGCGGGTAACCCGGACAAGAGAAAAAGGAGGATGGCAAAGAAACGGGTCATTGCTGAAAGTCTCATCGGGCTTAGAGTGCCGAACAGTCTATTTTAGAGCATTATTTCTATCTAGCGATGGTCTCTGAAAAAGATAATCTGGCCCAGAGGCATGGTTGACGTCCGATTTGTGAGTCCGAGAGTCATGCTATCTACATGCCCTGACCAACGGCTTCCCGAATATGACCGACTGAGCATGCTCCATAGGCGGTCAGGCGTACTCGGTCGCCGAGTTTGCTTCCTCCAGAAACTGGATTTCCACTTTCACGAGTCGTGAAATCCGAGCTTCTGTACTCAAATCGCAGACCTGGCACACGAAAAGTTCAACTGGTGTCCTGTCACCCTGTATTCTGTTGCTCCCTTTCGTTTCTCTTTCGAGCCGCGACACGGTCGGATTGGCCGGTGCTGGTTCCGGCAAATCGTGATAGACTTGGCAGATGAAGAAATGCCTCATCGCCGCCGCGCTGACATCCTGTGCTTTGCTGCAGGGATGTGCCTTGCACGCGCATCGGGACAGCGCACTGACGCAATCGCAACTCGCCCGTGTGCATGAGATCGCCCGTCATGCTGTTGAGGAAGAGGGCATCGTCGGACTTTCGATCG
Above is a genomic segment from Phycisphaeraceae bacterium containing:
- a CDS encoding efflux RND transporter periplasmic adaptor subunit; translation: MRWSRLHSHPTVRWIWKHTSAGVALLLILAALIMGYSIGRPSPTAPDVSAGSTVPQSNDPNTEPTMYTCSMHPSVRLPDPNAKCPICFMDLIPVKEIGGVENERRITLDASASRTSRVDTTSVARFFPTAEVRLYGKVAFDETSVARLTAYFPGRIERLFVNYLGIPVAKGDHIAEVYSPELMTAFEEFRQAKIAANTNTSTSELVRSTTNDTLIAAREKLRLFGITEEQLASIETGTLNTQQLTIYAPIGGVVTHLGVREGDYVQTGDPVATVADLSHLWLDMEAYESQLPLLQWGQSVQFTVEAHPGETFTGRISFIEPIVDERTRTAAVRVAVDNTNRKLKPGMFASAVVRMRVAASGAVVSDELAGQWVSPMHPSIVKDAPGTCDICGMDLVPAESLGIVGDPSSTAKPLVVPRSAVLFTGKRSIVYVEIPDTDSPTYEGRQITLGPRAGDFYIVVDGLTEGESVVTHGAFRVDSAMQIVAKPSMMMPAPGSPNAAHAEHSIRGNDTSSVPDEFIYSLKPIYTSYFTLQEQLAADDFSKSLDAIHDLNTALSFVTETGLVGDSRGTWRSIRHMLKVETPPQNIDAARVRFESMSQAIIDLQRQFGHFGSDTWHIAYCPMAFDDKGAEWLQRDSRINNPYFGAFMLRCGEIRDAFPPLTPDTTAPDTHGNPNEGQPHE
- a CDS encoding efflux RND transporter permease subunit is translated as MSNTSNTNSSQPRGIVNTVIRFCLEQKLVVAVLLGGTILWGLLVAPFDWNVGDFQRNPVPVDAIPDIGENQQIVFTEWPGRSPQDIDDQISYPLTVSLLGIPGVKDVRSYSVFGFSTIYIVFEDGIDFYWSRSRVLEKLNSLSSGTLPTGVVPSLGPDATALGQVFWYTLEGRDADGNPTGGWDLDELRSIQDFIVKYKLAGVQGIAEVASIGGFVKEYQVDVNPDAMRAAGITLGQVIDAVRQSNLDVGARTIEVNRAEYVIRGIGFIQDPSDLELAAITSRETQPILVGDIATVSLGPALRRGVLTKAGSETVGGVVVVRYGENPMATIQRVKEKINNIASGLPSKMLPDGTESRVTVVPFYDRTGLIQETLKTLNSAIEQQVLVTIIVVVLMVMHLRSSILIGAMLPITVLMTFIGMKLFRVDANIVALSGIAIAIGTVVDMGIVLSENILRALEEANPEDSRLEVIYQASAEVGGAVLTAVATTVVGFLPVFTMEAAEGKLFKPLAYTKTFALLSSVIIALTILPAVAHVLLGYRVRDRFMRTAGAGALLVGGLVVLLFVHAAGGLVLAGFGVYYIAQPYLNRTLARACQWSANLIAVGVVLVTLASTWEPVGPEAGVIQNTLFIGVVVGLILLAFWCLRVAFPSILAWTLRHKLVALTPVVMLVMVGSTIWLGFERVWGWLPASVRQRAIMVDIAHTFPGMGSEFMPALDEGAFLYMPTTMPHASIGEATDILKELDLRIMSVPEVELAVGKIGRVESPLDPAPTSMIETIIQYKSEYMEDAFGRRLSFRYDVSVGDFVRDERGNLIEDNQGRPFRQWRDTIESPQDIWNEIVAAADMPGVTSAPKLQPIETRVVMLQSGFRAPMGIKVYGPDLESIESFGLQLERLLKEVPSVQPAAVFADRVVGKPYLEIEIDREKIARYGLRIADVQQVIEVAIGGKPLAMTVEGRERYPIRVRYMRELRDEPETLGDILVPTPAGAQVPLRELATIQYRRGPQMIKSEDTFLVSYVLFDKVPGNAEVSVVDDASRYIKDKIKSGDLEVPAGVSYEFAGSYKNQVRAAKRLMIVLPLSLAVIFLLLYLQFRKVSVTLMVFSGVFVAWSGGFLMLWLYAQPWFMDFALLGVNMREFLQIKPYNLSVAVWVGFLALFGIATDDGVIMATRIEQTMLEEKPHSIEAIRLAVVRGGRLRIRAAVMTTATTVLALLPVLSSSGRGSDIMIPMAIPTFGGMAVASLTWFVVPILYCWGQELKHRFGFEAQQVRADT
- a CDS encoding TolC family protein, coding for MVSHLRFCAVSSASMILFAGCTSPFDETAYQDWHQFRSRTMEHDANVSLLSDQTAVGNGSASTSINGTTSEEFIRYALEHNPDVAAAFHQWRTAAERSPQAGALPDPKLTLGVFLDEVETRVGPQQARLGISQSFPWPGTLRSRADAASRAADAAWLQLESTRLRVRQRVVNAIHELAYLDAATHIASENLDLLQSIEEIVRAKYRVGTGSHPQLMRVQVELGQLEDRLVQLHSMRPAYTAELNAALNRAADSDVPELPTTPTVRVDADAESLITLALQYNQILLSLDKQTEQQHLLVEAARLDGLPQFTAGIDYIFTGEAMDSSIAESGDDPVMVSLGVSLPLWREKYNAGVREAFAKQLSLLSERQSQSNSLAARIHRVYFDHTDADRRAALYQDTLIPKAEESLQATLTGFRAGESSLTDVLDTERTLLDFAIALERARADQNIAFAELESLVGTSIPTRSNGQVQSEVKP
- a CDS encoding phage DNA packaging protein J (One member of this family is encoded by phage DNA commonly used as a positive control for DNA sequencing instruments.); this encodes MSSSAKSITICRNQHRPIRPCRGSKEKRKGATEYRVTGHQLNFSCARSAI